The following coding sequences lie in one Nitratireductor mangrovi genomic window:
- a CDS encoding ABC transporter ATP-binding protein, translating into MIEGGGRVSLTAVDGVDFAIRRGETYALVGESGSGKSTIAKMAVGLLPPSAGSVTIGGTDVWGEQSADAQRRMRRKIQMIFQDPFASLNPRWRVQAIIEEPIKAFNLLPDAKDRTARVGELLTLVGLDARDGQKFPHEFSGGQRQRIAIARALASDPTFIVCDEPTSALDVSVQAQVLNLLRDLQERFGLTYLFISHNLAVVRHVATRVGVLYLGRLVEEAPARELFAEPKHPYTKMLLDAVPDIEMEGKDRQAIAGEIPNPVNPPPGCHFHPRCPFIMPHCSTDIPPPHAVGNAVARCHLFAEGAGTND; encoded by the coding sequence ATGATCGAAGGTGGCGGCCGCGTCTCGCTGACCGCGGTCGACGGCGTCGACTTCGCCATCAGGCGCGGCGAGACCTATGCGCTGGTCGGTGAATCGGGGTCGGGCAAGTCCACCATCGCCAAAATGGCGGTTGGACTGCTGCCCCCGTCAGCGGGTTCGGTGACGATCGGCGGCACCGATGTCTGGGGCGAACAGAGCGCCGACGCCCAACGCCGGATGCGACGCAAGATTCAGATGATCTTTCAGGATCCGTTCGCCAGCCTTAATCCGCGTTGGCGTGTCCAGGCGATCATCGAAGAGCCGATCAAAGCGTTCAACCTGCTGCCCGACGCCAAGGATCGCACGGCGCGCGTTGGCGAACTCTTGACCCTGGTCGGCCTCGACGCGCGCGACGGCCAGAAATTCCCGCACGAATTCTCAGGCGGCCAACGCCAGCGTATTGCGATCGCGCGCGCACTCGCCTCCGACCCCACCTTCATTGTCTGCGACGAACCAACCTCGGCGCTCGACGTGTCGGTGCAAGCACAGGTGCTAAACCTCCTGCGCGACCTGCAGGAGCGTTTCGGGCTGACTTACCTCTTCATCAGCCACAACCTCGCCGTCGTGCGTCACGTGGCAACGAGGGTGGGGGTGCTTTATCTCGGACGTCTGGTCGAAGAGGCGCCGGCCCGCGAGCTTTTTGCCGAGCCCAAGCACCCCTACACGAAGATGCTGCTCGACGCGGTGCCGGACATCGAGATGGAGGGCAAGGACCGGCAGGCCATTGCCGGCGAAATCCCGAACCCCGTCAACCCTCCGCCGGGCTGCCATTTCCACCCGCGCTGCCCTTTCATCATGCCGCATTGCTCTACCGACATTCCGCCGCCGCATGCCGTGGGCAACGCGGTCGCCCGTTGCCATCTGTTTGCGGAAGGCGCGGGAACAAACGACTGA
- a CDS encoding ABC transporter ATP-binding protein, translating to MKPTLSVRNLRVEIPTRRGVLTAIDDLSFDIAPGEVLGMVGESGAGKSITGSAIIGLLEPPGRVAAGEIRLGGERIDNLPPDQMRRIRGQRIGMIFQDPLTSLNPLYRIGDQLTETILTHERISQRAARAKAQGLLEEVGIPAAGARLSSYPHQFSGGMRQRVVIALALCADPELVIADEPTTALDVSVQAQIIALLKRLCAERGASVMLITHDMGVIAETADRVCVLYAGRLAEIGPVREVVKKPQHPYTHGLMSAIPSLAGDPDEKLAQIPGSMPRLGAIPPGCAFNPRCPYSFERCHGERPGIYSGGASDAACFLHDGDAVLGAPAEKVGAARAAGIVVPDQAREAAG from the coding sequence GAGGTGTTGGGCATGGTCGGCGAGTCCGGTGCCGGCAAGTCGATCACCGGCTCGGCCATTATCGGCCTGCTGGAGCCGCCCGGCAGGGTCGCTGCCGGTGAAATCCGCCTCGGTGGCGAGCGGATCGACAATCTGCCGCCTGACCAGATGCGGCGTATTCGCGGCCAGCGCATCGGCATGATCTTCCAGGATCCGCTGACCAGCCTCAACCCGCTCTACCGGATCGGCGACCAGCTCACCGAAACGATCCTCACCCATGAGCGCATTTCGCAGCGCGCAGCCCGCGCCAAGGCACAGGGTCTGCTCGAGGAGGTCGGTATCCCGGCCGCCGGCGCGCGCCTTTCGTCCTACCCACACCAGTTCTCCGGCGGGATGCGGCAGCGGGTGGTCATCGCTCTGGCGCTCTGCGCCGACCCCGAACTGGTGATCGCCGACGAACCTACCACCGCGCTCGACGTGTCCGTGCAGGCGCAAATCATAGCGCTCCTCAAGCGGCTCTGCGCCGAGCGTGGCGCTTCCGTGATGCTGATTACCCATGACATGGGCGTCATCGCGGAGACGGCCGACCGAGTCTGCGTGCTTTACGCGGGGAGGCTGGCCGAGATCGGTCCCGTGCGCGAGGTGGTGAAGAAACCCCAGCACCCGTACACGCACGGACTGATGTCGGCGATCCCGTCACTGGCCGGCGATCCGGACGAAAAGCTCGCGCAAATCCCGGGCTCGATGCCCCGGCTTGGTGCGATCCCTCCTGGTTGCGCCTTCAATCCGCGCTGTCCCTATTCGTTCGAGCGCTGCCACGGCGAGCGGCCGGGCATCTATTCGGGCGGCGCGAGCGATGCGGCCTGCTTCCTGCATGATGGCGATGCCGTGCTCGGTGCGCCGGCCGAAAAGGTCGGCGCGGCCCGCGCCGCCGGCATAGTGGTGCCCGACCAGGCTCGGGAGGCCGCCGGATGA